A window of the Isosphaera pallida ATCC 43644 genome harbors these coding sequences:
- a CDS encoding tetratricopeptide repeat protein produces the protein MPQPHPLPGRMPLGGRSTSPPPTSPSQGFHKLAGRSKSLGKILAKGDFKPSEASEQGPRMPHLPRHPLNEPAGQIEARRLMVIVGVVLLVAITGVGALVGPSYYQRFQTRQTRINAIEKIRESLTRKDFSQAIAISGEFLKANPGDFRLPAELNTILLTSLDELSDDQAREAIVVLNEALRYHPQQVPWRETVRKLAVKTRDFEQAATQAFRLATTPRVDVKFIEDALDDLAKLGDSPFCRYQRFAIAEAAVKNTLNNPTITRRAVKAALDVGQFETASKLFEGIHKGSDNDAELLYFQGVLASSQRRLERSLELLNAAIAKDPGLLDAHAARLAVLASDPTTRGQIDEAVSAMLAANPGQARAHLIAHQIYRGINPDRAQIEIERAGELEPLHPEVVLTRAREAIKANQIASAIALIQQGWNVQPMDDRLPVLLASLYVSEGKPELAIDVLERAMKSLSFSIPIRESLADTYLVANRLDDLDKFLAAWPKSDNPLNESAKDYMKALALVARSRPSDALQILDPLITRLSDEPERRIRALLLAARCHAELGRLDDRIRALSQAVASLNEPLRNLVERDRGQNQVNDSFANMIRSAALEAAALSLNRATIQDELARDWVQIDRAISEAIRLNPGDPAAELMRVQAMLLRGQVEQADQLLASLRGRYPQNPVVWSSSAVLTHRRGDPAGGRDLVRLARQTILDPVESLRAQIDAYALMGDKESLAALKRLVGEVSGLPPESRRPLASRILQILLASEGADAASEALEQLAQADPDNPELMRFDLELAMARRDEEALSRLRDQFRRVQGPDSREASLADAARLMLRHIQAVNRSQTGPTPLAENSAPPPADAASSPELTQARAILEKLARSQPDWYTVWLFLGDLAVLERKSDEAIAHGRKALELAPDNLRAGRFLANQYALAGRWKDLDELIAQLETKIRLTDDLRAMAAEVAIRRGNLQRAQDMSKALDDTSLAGLVTKARIEQASGQAINAIVTYRKALTLYRKLLPEQRAAQAEIASEIYPLLVEQLRVTNAAPEARALMRQIERDLPDPVLREFTLARCHHVLEEYDQAQALYDKVLAQRPEFGRALICRAILGANRRQLDQAEADLRRTLAIANLPAAIQIEARRKLAELILIGPSSDPAKLAEALKLIEANSLILGETLEDKRLRSIGLIRLPDQVPAAIALLEEIARLEPLKPIERFLLALAYEARCDWPKARPMFTQWLNDRDAVPAQLEIAARVFLDRKDRELASIALSRLTEPQPGMSSETPPAPSPRIKALQARLAHLKGDARTATTQLDQLEKTRALPDLELAALWESINQPERAESLLRRAAQARDATGPLARGQLAGFLARRGRAAEALERLKAGLGEFPNPVITDLVGQILDPRSGVNEAILSELESIVEARIKQDERNNLADFGLALALIRDTRGHHAEAAATYRQVLAIQPDNFVVLNNLAFLQALGADAEGTLAEARRNIDRAMNFTRRVGDLMDTRGLVLLKQGEADSAIQTLLKVVGDRDDPVALFHLARACEVANRLEESRSWLKEAEAKGLKPELLHPLERPDLKQLRDRLQASLANR, from the coding sequence TTGCCGCAACCACATCCCCTGCCGGGTCGGATGCCCCTGGGTGGTCGATCGACGTCCCCCCCGCCCACCTCCCCTTCCCAAGGGTTCCATAAGCTCGCCGGACGTTCCAAATCGTTAGGCAAAATCCTGGCCAAGGGAGACTTCAAACCGTCCGAAGCATCCGAGCAGGGACCACGGATGCCCCACCTCCCCCGCCATCCCCTCAACGAACCGGCTGGTCAGATCGAAGCGCGGCGGTTGATGGTGATCGTCGGAGTGGTGCTGCTGGTGGCGATCACAGGGGTCGGCGCGTTGGTGGGGCCGAGCTATTACCAACGCTTCCAAACCCGCCAGACCCGCATCAATGCAATCGAGAAGATCCGGGAGAGTCTGACGCGCAAGGATTTCTCCCAAGCGATCGCCATCAGCGGTGAATTCCTCAAAGCCAATCCTGGCGACTTCCGACTGCCTGCCGAACTCAACACGATCCTGTTGACCTCGCTGGACGAACTCAGCGACGATCAGGCCCGTGAGGCGATCGTTGTCCTCAACGAGGCGCTGAGGTATCATCCCCAACAGGTGCCTTGGCGCGAAACGGTTCGGAAACTGGCGGTCAAGACGCGCGACTTCGAACAAGCCGCGACTCAGGCATTCCGGCTGGCGACGACGCCCCGGGTCGATGTCAAGTTCATTGAGGACGCGCTAGACGATCTGGCCAAACTAGGCGACTCACCGTTTTGCCGCTACCAACGGTTTGCCATCGCAGAGGCAGCGGTCAAGAACACGCTCAACAACCCGACGATCACCCGTCGGGCAGTCAAGGCGGCGCTTGACGTGGGCCAATTCGAGACCGCCTCGAAATTGTTCGAGGGGATCCACAAAGGGAGCGACAACGACGCGGAACTCCTCTACTTCCAGGGGGTGTTGGCCTCGTCGCAACGGCGGTTGGAGCGCAGCCTGGAACTGTTGAACGCGGCGATCGCCAAGGATCCCGGCTTGCTCGACGCTCACGCCGCTCGTTTGGCGGTGCTGGCGTCGGACCCGACGACCCGCGGCCAGATCGACGAGGCAGTCTCGGCGATGCTGGCGGCCAACCCCGGCCAAGCCCGCGCGCATCTCATTGCCCATCAGATCTACCGGGGGATCAACCCGGATCGGGCCCAGATCGAAATCGAGCGGGCCGGCGAACTCGAACCCCTCCATCCCGAAGTGGTTCTCACGCGGGCACGCGAAGCGATCAAAGCCAACCAAATCGCCTCGGCGATCGCGTTGATTCAGCAGGGTTGGAATGTTCAGCCGATGGACGACCGACTGCCAGTCCTGCTGGCCTCGCTCTACGTGAGCGAAGGCAAGCCGGAACTGGCCATCGACGTCCTGGAACGGGCGATGAAGTCGCTGTCGTTCTCGATTCCGATCCGCGAAAGCCTGGCCGACACCTACCTCGTCGCCAACCGCCTGGACGATCTGGACAAGTTCCTCGCAGCCTGGCCCAAGAGCGACAACCCGCTCAACGAGTCGGCCAAGGACTACATGAAAGCCCTGGCCCTAGTGGCCCGGTCCCGACCCAGCGACGCCCTGCAAATCCTCGACCCGCTCATCACCCGCCTAAGCGACGAACCAGAGCGTCGCATCCGGGCGTTGCTGCTGGCCGCCCGCTGCCACGCCGAACTCGGACGTCTGGACGACCGCATCCGGGCTCTGTCCCAAGCGGTCGCCTCGCTGAACGAACCGCTCCGGAACCTGGTGGAGCGGGATCGCGGTCAGAACCAAGTCAACGACTCGTTTGCGAACATGATCCGATCCGCGGCCCTCGAAGCGGCCGCCTTGAGCCTCAACCGAGCCACCATCCAAGACGAGTTGGCCCGCGACTGGGTCCAAATCGATCGAGCCATTTCGGAGGCAATCCGGCTCAACCCGGGCGACCCAGCGGCGGAATTGATGCGGGTCCAAGCGATGTTGCTGCGGGGCCAGGTCGAACAAGCCGACCAACTCCTCGCCTCGTTGCGCGGCCGTTATCCCCAAAACCCAGTGGTTTGGAGCTCCTCGGCGGTGCTGACCCATCGACGGGGCGACCCGGCTGGTGGGCGCGACCTGGTGCGTCTGGCCCGTCAAACCATCCTTGACCCCGTCGAATCCCTCCGCGCCCAAATCGACGCCTACGCCCTCATGGGAGACAAGGAATCCCTCGCCGCCCTCAAACGCCTGGTGGGTGAAGTCTCAGGTCTTCCTCCCGAATCACGTCGGCCCCTCGCGTCGCGCATTCTACAAATCCTCCTGGCCTCCGAAGGAGCCGATGCCGCTTCCGAAGCACTCGAGCAACTAGCCCAAGCCGATCCCGACAACCCCGAGTTGATGCGGTTCGACCTGGAACTGGCAATGGCCCGCCGGGACGAGGAGGCGTTGAGCCGTCTGCGCGACCAGTTCCGACGGGTTCAGGGGCCCGACAGTCGTGAGGCCAGCCTCGCTGATGCCGCTCGGTTGATGCTCCGCCACATCCAAGCCGTCAACCGAAGCCAGACCGGTCCCACGCCGTTGGCTGAGAACTCGGCCCCACCGCCAGCGGACGCGGCCTCTTCCCCGGAGTTGACCCAAGCCCGCGCGATTTTGGAGAAACTCGCCCGCTCCCAACCCGACTGGTACACCGTCTGGCTCTTCCTAGGGGATCTCGCAGTGCTGGAGCGCAAGTCCGACGAGGCGATCGCCCACGGCCGCAAAGCGCTCGAGTTGGCCCCCGACAACCTGCGGGCAGGTCGCTTTCTCGCCAATCAGTACGCCCTAGCTGGACGTTGGAAGGATCTCGATGAACTGATCGCCCAGCTTGAAACGAAAATCCGGCTCACTGACGACCTGCGTGCTATGGCCGCTGAAGTGGCCATCCGACGCGGCAACCTGCAACGCGCCCAGGATATGTCCAAAGCACTGGACGACACCAGCCTCGCCGGTCTGGTCACCAAAGCGCGGATCGAACAGGCGTCCGGTCAGGCGATCAACGCCATCGTTACCTACCGTAAAGCCCTCACCCTCTACCGCAAGCTGCTGCCCGAACAACGCGCGGCTCAGGCCGAGATTGCTTCGGAAATCTATCCCCTTCTGGTCGAGCAGTTGCGTGTTACCAACGCTGCCCCTGAAGCTCGCGCCCTCATGAGGCAAATCGAACGCGATCTGCCCGACCCCGTGCTGCGCGAGTTCACCCTAGCCCGCTGTCACCATGTTCTGGAGGAATACGACCAGGCGCAAGCCCTCTACGACAAAGTGCTGGCCCAGCGTCCCGAGTTCGGCCGAGCGTTGATCTGTCGGGCGATTTTGGGAGCCAACCGTCGTCAACTCGACCAGGCCGAGGCCGACCTCAGACGCACCCTGGCCATCGCCAACCTGCCCGCGGCGATTCAAATCGAAGCCCGCCGCAAACTAGCCGAACTGATTCTGATCGGCCCCTCCTCCGATCCCGCCAAGCTGGCGGAGGCGCTCAAGTTGATCGAAGCCAACAGCCTGATCCTGGGAGAAACTCTGGAGGACAAACGGCTGCGGTCGATCGGCCTGATCCGCCTGCCCGATCAGGTGCCCGCGGCCATCGCGCTGCTGGAGGAGATCGCCCGGCTGGAGCCGCTCAAACCGATTGAGCGGTTCCTACTGGCCCTCGCCTACGAGGCCCGTTGCGATTGGCCCAAAGCGCGACCGATGTTCACACAATGGCTCAATGATCGCGACGCCGTGCCCGCGCAACTGGAAATCGCTGCCCGAGTTTTCCTGGATCGCAAGGATCGGGAACTCGCCTCGATCGCCCTAAGCCGCTTGACTGAGCCCCAGCCTGGCATGTCGTCAGAGACACCACCGGCCCCCTCCCCCCGGATCAAGGCGTTGCAGGCGCGGTTGGCCCACCTCAAGGGAGATGCTCGCACCGCGACGACGCAACTCGATCAACTCGAAAAGACCCGGGCCCTGCCTGACCTGGAGCTGGCCGCGCTCTGGGAGTCAATCAATCAACCCGAGCGTGCCGAATCCCTGCTGCGCCGAGCCGCCCAGGCCCGCGACGCCACCGGCCCGCTCGCCCGCGGCCAACTCGCCGGGTTCCTCGCCCGCCGGGGCCGGGCCGCCGAAGCGCTCGAACGCCTCAAGGCGGGCCTTGGCGAGTTTCCCAATCCGGTCATCACCGACCTGGTTGGCCAAATCCTCGACCCCCGCTCAGGAGTCAACGAAGCCATCCTCAGCGAATTGGAGTCGATCGTCGAAGCACGGATTAAGCAGGACGAACGGAACAACCTAGCCGACTTCGGCCTGGCGCTGGCTCTCATCCGCGACACCCGCGGCCACCACGCCGAAGCGGCCGCCACGTACCGCCAAGTCCTCGCCATCCAGCCGGACAACTTTGTGGTCCTCAACAACCTCGCCTTCCTCCAGGCTCTGGGAGCCGACGCCGAAGGCACCCTCGCCGAGGCCCGTCGCAATATCGATCGCGCGATGAACTTCACCCGTCGGGTCGGCGACTTGATGGACACCCGCGGGTTAGTCCTACTCAAACAAGGGGAGGCCGATTCAGCCATTCAGACCCTTCTCAAGGTCGTCGGCGATCGCGATGACCCCGTCGCCCTTTTCCATCTCGCCCGCGCCTGCGAGGTCGCCAACCGTTTGGAGGAGTCACGCAGCTGGCTCAAGGAGGCCGAGGCGAAGGGACTCAAGCCCGAGTTGCTCCACCCTTTGGAACGTCCCGATCTCAAGCAGCTTCGGGACCGCCTCCAAGCCAGTCTAGCGAATCGCTAA